From the genome of Negativicoccus succinicivorans, one region includes:
- a CDS encoding KpsF/GutQ family sugar-phosphate isomerase, whose amino-acid sequence MTIQTTMEHVLRTEAAGILALASRWDESFAEAVRMMNDAAGRIVVTGMGKSGHIARKISATLASTGTPSFFLHPAEAIHGDLGMVTEDDVVLALSNSGETGEIIGILPSLRRIGARLIAVVGNPGSTLGKRADITLDVSVEEEACPLGLAPTTSTTVALAVGDALAIALMEMHGFTADRFALFHPGGSLGRKLLLTVADIMHKEEQNPVVVLTTTVQNALFEMTAKGLGATSVVDEQGALVGLVTDGDIRRALEKGTEVLQVSVAEIMTRDPHVITSEKLAAQALHVMQSHEPRPITVLPVVGDASQPIGMVHLTDLLRQGVV is encoded by the coding sequence ATGACCATTCAAACGACGATGGAACATGTTCTGCGCACGGAAGCGGCCGGCATTTTAGCCTTGGCCTCGCGGTGGGACGAGTCGTTTGCCGAGGCGGTACGCATGATGAATGACGCCGCGGGGCGCATCGTCGTCACCGGCATGGGGAAATCCGGACATATCGCGCGTAAAATTTCCGCGACGCTGGCCAGCACCGGCACGCCGTCCTTCTTTCTGCATCCCGCGGAGGCGATCCACGGCGACTTGGGCATGGTAACGGAAGATGATGTGGTGCTTGCGCTTTCCAACAGTGGCGAGACCGGAGAGATCATCGGCATTTTGCCGTCATTGCGCAGAATCGGCGCGCGCTTGATTGCCGTCGTCGGCAATCCCGGGTCGACCTTGGGAAAACGCGCCGATATCACTTTGGATGTCAGCGTGGAAGAGGAAGCCTGCCCGCTGGGTTTGGCGCCGACAACCAGCACCACCGTCGCCTTGGCGGTAGGGGATGCGTTGGCGATCGCCTTAATGGAAATGCACGGTTTCACCGCGGATCGGTTCGCGCTGTTTCATCCGGGCGGATCACTCGGGCGCAAACTTTTGTTGACGGTCGCTGACATCATGCATAAAGAGGAACAGAACCCTGTCGTGGTCTTGACGACAACCGTGCAAAACGCGCTTTTTGAAATGACGGCCAAAGGCCTCGGTGCCACATCAGTCGTTGATGAACAGGGCGCATTGGTGGGTCTGGTGACCGACGGCGATATTCGTCGGGCGCTGGAAAAAGGAACCGAAGTATTACAGGTTTCGGTGGCTGAAATTATGACGCGTGATCCGCATGTTATTACGTCTGAAAAACTAGCGGCGCAGGCCTTGCATGTCATGCAGAGTCATGAGCCGCGACCGATTACCGTATTACCGGTGGTCGGCGACGCGTCGCAGCCGATCGGCATGGTGCATCTGACCGATTTATTACGGCAGGGGGTAGTATAA
- a CDS encoding KdsC family phosphatase, whose translation MADIKKLKLLVFDVDGTLTPATIEIGNDGELAKSFSVRDGLAMALAPYAGLKIALLTGRSSKITQHRGEELKVAFCRQGVQNKVAELSQIIAEEGWSWEEIGYMGDDLNDLGVLARVGFAAAPADAALEVQDCADWIASRNGGDGAAREWIEMVLKAQGRWDELVQFYKNQSSEESV comes from the coding sequence ATGGCGGATATCAAGAAACTGAAGCTCTTAGTATTTGATGTCGACGGCACACTGACGCCGGCGACGATCGAGATCGGCAACGACGGCGAGCTCGCGAAATCGTTTTCGGTTCGTGACGGCCTGGCGATGGCGCTGGCGCCGTACGCGGGATTGAAAATTGCCTTGCTCACGGGCCGCAGTTCCAAGATTACGCAACATCGCGGGGAAGAGCTGAAAGTGGCGTTTTGCCGGCAAGGCGTGCAGAATAAAGTGGCCGAGCTTTCCCAAATCATCGCGGAAGAAGGATGGAGCTGGGAAGAAATCGGTTACATGGGCGATGATTTGAATGATCTCGGCGTGCTGGCGCGCGTCGGCTTCGCGGCGGCGCCGGCCGATGCCGCGTTGGAAGTGCAGGATTGCGCCGACTGGATTGCCAGTCGCAACGGCGGTGACGGCGCCGCGCGCGAATGGATTGAAATGGTTCTGAAAGCACAGGGCCGTTGGGATGAACTGGTGCAATTTTACAAAAACCAGTCCAGCGAAGAATCGGTATAA
- a CDS encoding lysophospholipid acyltransferase family protein, which produces MAVNAEYTFWNTMSRMLCQMRYERVLAIGRWLGPTVLQRLKKPRDRALSQMMTGLSLTREEAEPLLQQHFEHLGMTALEVLYTPRLVAEREHLERYITMDHPERLHAALAEQRGVIGLTAHIGNWEWLGAGLALAGFPTTTIAKRQPNDTVTALLNRFRTMAGLDVFHSGGSEIIGAARAIKRKKILGFLADKDGDVNGVPVMFLNRVSSAVEGPAVFARRFKSPIVPLFIRRREDLSGHVIHIGEPFYYEDTGDEQADVDRLMQRCTREIEDFILRYPPEWLWVQRRWWTEPEQMRRYRGDEAVR; this is translated from the coding sequence ATGGCTGTGAACGCGGAGTATACTTTTTGGAACACGATGAGCCGAATGCTTTGCCAAATGCGTTATGAACGTGTTTTGGCGATCGGCCGTTGGCTGGGTCCGACCGTTTTACAACGCTTGAAAAAACCGCGTGATCGCGCGCTTTCCCAAATGATGACCGGACTTTCGCTCACGCGTGAAGAAGCCGAACCGTTACTGCAGCAACATTTTGAACATCTCGGCATGACGGCGCTCGAAGTGCTTTATACGCCGCGGCTCGTGGCGGAACGGGAGCATTTAGAACGTTATATTACGATGGATCATCCCGAGCGTTTGCATGCCGCGCTTGCGGAGCAACGCGGCGTGATCGGTCTGACGGCGCATATCGGCAACTGGGAGTGGCTCGGAGCGGGACTTGCGCTGGCGGGATTTCCCACCACCACGATTGCGAAACGGCAGCCCAATGACACGGTGACGGCGCTTTTAAATCGTTTCCGCACGATGGCGGGACTGGATGTATTTCATAGCGGCGGTTCCGAAATCATCGGCGCCGCAAGAGCGATCAAACGCAAAAAAATTCTCGGCTTTTTAGCCGATAAAGACGGCGATGTCAACGGCGTGCCGGTGATGTTTTTGAATCGCGTTTCGTCCGCGGTAGAGGGGCCGGCCGTGTTCGCGCGTCGGTTTAAATCGCCGATTGTGCCGTTGTTTATTCGCCGCCGCGAAGATCTGAGCGGGCATGTGATCCATATCGGCGAGCCCTTTTACTATGAAGACACGGGTGACGAGCAAGCGGATGTCGACCGTTTAATGCAGCGTTGTACGCGGGAAATAGAAGATTTTATTCTCCGCTACCCGCCGGAATGGTTGTGGGTCCAGCGGCGTTGGTGGACGGAGCCGGAACAAATGCGACGGTATCGGGGAGACGAGGCGGTGCGATGA
- the lptC gene encoding LPS export ABC transporter periplasmic protein LptC, translated as MMKQPKWWLLAIGALLLFAGGIWYAFFGVGPEPASDQETALVEFKGADLHQEENGELIWKLSAKRIMMNPKTRVLYLEEAEALFSDGPHQIHVQAKKGEVDNIQKTVRLMGSVEIRSDNDTYVKVNNLLYDGGTGKLTATDGIRLERNGMVLTGDNLVADRALRQATVSGNVRLVKGDEAQ; from the coding sequence ATGATGAAACAACCGAAATGGTGGCTGTTGGCGATCGGCGCGCTGTTGCTGTTTGCCGGCGGTATTTGGTACGCTTTTTTCGGCGTCGGACCGGAACCGGCTTCGGATCAGGAGACCGCCTTGGTCGAATTTAAAGGCGCGGATCTTCACCAGGAAGAAAATGGCGAATTGATTTGGAAACTGTCCGCCAAGCGTATCATGATGAATCCAAAGACGCGCGTCTTGTACCTGGAAGAAGCGGAAGCGTTATTCAGCGACGGTCCGCATCAAATTCATGTCCAGGCAAAAAAAGGCGAAGTCGATAATATACAAAAAACGGTGCGGCTGATGGGAAGCGTCGAAATTCGCAGCGATAACGATACCTATGTCAAAGTCAATAATCTTTTGTACGATGGCGGCACCGGTAAACTCACCGCGACGGACGGCATTCGTCTTGAGCGGAACGGCATGGTACTCACCGGCGACAATTTGGTCGCCGATCGCGCGTTGCGACAGGCCACGGTAAGCGGCAACGTGCGGCTCGTGAAGGGGGATGAAGCGCAATGA
- a CDS encoding LptA/OstA family protein: MNKRWIKTTALALFVMTTWSVGAVDTTITADTLTYNGNEDTAQAKGNVVITRGTAEMTGAEGIYHFADQSATLSGGVSYVDGATSLTAATVTAYADQSLAASGGVEMHADDRTLRGTTVTYRPSDGYGTIDGNAYLAVPGTEMTAGHVEAYVNEIRMIGTGGVSLSHPAQAFAATADAITYTQTPGADDGFAVLTGNAHAVQNGNTLNGPALEVRLKEQAVETKGRSTLVISGGR, encoded by the coding sequence ATGAATAAACGATGGATAAAAACAACGGCGCTTGCGCTTTTTGTCATGACGACATGGAGCGTCGGCGCGGTCGATACTACGATTACGGCGGATACGCTGACGTATAACGGCAATGAGGATACGGCACAGGCGAAGGGAAATGTCGTGATTACGCGCGGCACGGCGGAAATGACCGGCGCCGAGGGCATTTACCATTTTGCCGATCAAAGCGCGACACTGTCCGGCGGCGTTTCCTATGTCGACGGCGCGACTTCGCTCACCGCGGCCACGGTGACGGCCTATGCCGATCAATCGCTGGCGGCGTCGGGCGGCGTGGAAATGCATGCGGATGACCGCACCTTGCGCGGAACCACTGTCACCTATCGTCCGTCGGACGGTTACGGCACGATTGACGGCAATGCGTACTTGGCCGTACCGGGTACGGAAATGACGGCGGGCCACGTCGAAGCCTATGTGAATGAAATTCGCATGATCGGCACGGGCGGAGTCAGCCTTTCGCATCCGGCGCAGGCGTTTGCAGCCACGGCGGATGCGATCACGTACACGCAAACGCCGGGCGCGGATGACGGTTTCGCCGTGCTCACGGGTAACGCGCATGCGGTGCAGAACGGTAACACATTGAACGGGCCGGCGCTGGAAGTACGCTTGAAAGAGCAGGCGGTCGAAACGAAGGGGCGCAGCACGCTCGTCATCAGCGGCGGGCGATAA
- the lptB gene encoding LPS export ABC transporter ATP-binding protein: MRLATHNLTKSYQKRRVVDGVSVHVERGKAVGLLGPNGAGKTTTFYMMVGIVRPDSGTITVDDTDITREPIHKRARYGIGYLPQEASVFRKLSVRDNLLAILQTREDLTPKERDERANALLKEFGLERVETRLGSQLSGGERRRVEIARCLCHDPQFILLDEPFAGVDPIAVADIQSVISHLRERDIGVLITDHNVRETLAIVDHAYILNEGKILLEGDANTVAEHPLARKFYLGENFRLT; encoded by the coding sequence ATGCGGCTCGCTACTCATAATCTCACGAAATCCTACCAGAAGCGCCGCGTGGTCGACGGCGTCAGCGTTCATGTCGAACGCGGCAAAGCGGTCGGCCTGCTGGGGCCTAACGGAGCGGGTAAAACCACCACCTTTTATATGATGGTCGGTATCGTGCGTCCGGACAGCGGCACGATTACGGTCGATGACACGGATATTACGCGGGAGCCGATTCATAAACGGGCGCGGTACGGCATCGGCTATTTGCCGCAGGAAGCATCTGTTTTTCGTAAGCTCAGCGTGCGTGACAACCTCTTGGCGATCTTGCAAACGCGGGAGGATTTGACGCCGAAGGAACGCGATGAACGGGCGAACGCGTTGCTGAAAGAATTCGGCCTTGAACGCGTGGAAACGCGGTTGGGCAGCCAACTTTCCGGCGGGGAGCGTCGGCGCGTGGAAATTGCGCGCTGTTTGTGCCATGATCCGCAATTTATTTTGCTCGATGAGCCGTTTGCGGGCGTCGATCCCATCGCGGTCGCGGATATTCAATCCGTCATTTCCCATTTGCGGGAGCGCGATATCGGCGTGCTGATTACCGATCATAATGTGCGTGAGACCTTGGCGATTGTGGATCACGCTTACATTTTGAATGAAGGAAAAATTCTTCTTGAAGGCGATGCCAATACGGTGGCGGAACATCCGTTGGCGCGCAAGTTTTATCTTGGTGAGAATTTCCGCTTAACCTAA
- a CDS encoding LptF/LptG family permease, whose product MRILDKYMLREFVAPFLFGVAAFTAIFIGADLLFRIAQLLTSYGASVWAVTKVFFLALPKIIVYTFPMSVLLGALMAVARTSGSSELIVMRTAGQSFTRLIAPIIALSLVISMATVLFNEYVVPAATYAYEYTIDHEIKNNVKPQVHEHIVLKDVNDDSIGHLLYARKYDDKREVLQTITIQEFQNNQLVRIENAPEARWQDGHWIVSNGTVYDISGGDGVDRMLHFEEQVLPFTTTPTQVTEVKKKPETMTIRELTQQIQAFEAAYVDTTRLQMELHQRFSLPFASFVFALIGAPLGVQRQRSSSSLGFGLSVIVIFIYYALMTFTAALGEGHVFAPAVAVWLPNILAAVAGVILIRRASR is encoded by the coding sequence ATGCGGATTTTAGATAAATACATGTTACGGGAGTTTGTCGCGCCTTTTTTATTTGGTGTCGCCGCGTTTACCGCGATCTTCATCGGCGCTGACTTGCTGTTCCGTATCGCGCAGCTTTTGACTTCTTACGGGGCTTCCGTCTGGGCGGTCACCAAGGTATTTTTCCTGGCCTTGCCGAAGATTATTGTCTACACCTTCCCGATGTCGGTTTTGCTGGGGGCGTTAATGGCCGTCGCGCGAACATCGGGCAGCAGCGAGCTCATCGTCATGCGCACGGCGGGGCAAAGCTTCACACGTCTTATCGCGCCGATTATCGCGTTGAGTTTGGTCATCAGCATGGCGACGGTATTATTTAATGAATACGTTGTGCCGGCCGCCACATACGCGTACGAATACACCATTGATCACGAAATCAAGAATAACGTCAAACCGCAGGTGCATGAACACATCGTTTTGAAAGACGTCAACGATGACTCGATCGGGCATTTGCTGTACGCGCGTAAGTACGATGATAAACGCGAAGTTTTGCAGACGATTACCATTCAGGAATTCCAAAACAATCAGCTGGTGCGGATTGAAAACGCGCCCGAGGCGCGTTGGCAAGACGGTCATTGGATAGTATCCAACGGCACTGTTTACGATATTTCGGGCGGCGACGGCGTCGATCGCATGCTGCATTTTGAAGAACAGGTCTTGCCGTTCACGACGACACCGACGCAGGTGACGGAAGTAAAGAAAAAGCCGGAAACGATGACGATTCGTGAATTGACGCAGCAGATACAGGCGTTTGAAGCGGCGTACGTCGATACGACACGCCTGCAAATGGAACTGCACCAGCGGTTTTCATTACCCTTCGCCAGTTTTGTATTTGCGTTGATCGGCGCGCCGCTCGGTGTGCAGCGGCAGCGTTCTTCATCGTCCCTCGGTTTCGGACTGAGCGTCATTGTTATTTTCATCTACTATGCGTTAATGACATTTACCGCTGCGCTGGGCGAGGGACATGTGTTCGCGCCGGCGGTGGCGGTTTGGTTGCCGAATATATTGGCGGCCGTGGCAGGAGTCATCTTGATCCGGCGCGCCTCACGATAA
- a CDS encoding DUF3084 domain-containing protein, which translates to MEIGILIFCVLAVMGGLIAFLGDKIGSKVGKKRISLFGMRPKHTSILVTVLTGIMIAAMTIGVLSALSENVRTALFGMEQLQGELSRLGSEVQQKNAELERSKAQLAEQTTEYNHMTERVRETNTQLALAQEQESYMRAQLQVVEDAYRKAQADVHASAEEIAQLETMRGELTENIQKLDAEAERLRTNIVSLREGQVIFRVGQILSSAVVESHLNADQARQVLANVLNDTNRRLQKQLNTQEDTTLIRVLPATLEKASAELQNSAQKKLVRVVAAGNIIYGEPAWVDFVIHDDLLLYRQGETVYATDLSAYNGRANVEMRVLQFLQDVNQHATQKGVLPDPLTGTVGQVDGLQLFNTIQEIAAKGGDVNLRAVAKQDIYTEGPVRIDIIVTAK; encoded by the coding sequence ATGGAAATCGGCATTTTAATCTTTTGCGTGCTGGCCGTCATGGGCGGTTTGATCGCTTTCTTGGGCGATAAAATCGGCAGTAAGGTCGGTAAAAAAAGAATTTCTCTCTTCGGCATGCGACCGAAACACACGTCGATTTTGGTTACGGTACTCACCGGTATCATGATCGCCGCGATGACGATCGGCGTTCTCAGCGCTCTTTCCGAGAACGTTCGGACGGCGCTTTTCGGTATGGAACAGTTGCAGGGCGAACTGAGCCGTTTGGGCAGCGAAGTGCAGCAAAAGAATGCTGAATTGGAACGCAGTAAAGCGCAACTGGCGGAACAGACTACGGAATATAATCACATGACCGAACGCGTGCGCGAAACGAATACGCAACTGGCGCTGGCGCAGGAACAGGAAAGCTACATGCGCGCGCAACTGCAAGTGGTGGAAGATGCGTATCGTAAAGCGCAGGCCGATGTGCATGCCTCCGCCGAAGAAATCGCCCAATTGGAAACGATGCGCGGCGAACTGACCGAAAATATTCAGAAACTCGATGCGGAAGCGGAACGTTTACGCACCAATATCGTCAGCCTGCGGGAAGGGCAAGTCATCTTCCGTGTCGGTCAGATACTTTCCAGCGCCGTTGTCGAAAGCCACTTGAACGCCGATCAGGCGCGGCAGGTCTTGGCGAATGTGTTGAATGATACGAACCGGCGGCTGCAAAAACAGCTTAATACGCAGGAAGACACCACGCTCATTCGCGTGCTGCCGGCGACATTGGAGAAAGCATCGGCGGAGTTACAGAATTCCGCGCAGAAAAAACTGGTTCGCGTTGTGGCGGCGGGCAACATCATCTATGGCGAACCCGCCTGGGTCGACTTTGTCATTCATGACGATCTGCTGTTGTATCGGCAAGGCGAAACGGTGTATGCAACGGACCTTTCCGCCTACAACGGTCGCGCCAATGTCGAAATGCGCGTGTTGCAATTCCTGCAGGATGTCAATCAGCACGCGACGCAAAAAGGCGTCTTGCCGGATCCGTTGACGGGCACCGTCGGTCAGGTGGACGGATTGCAGTTGTTTAATACCATTCAGGAAATCGCGGCTAAGGGGGGCGACGTCAATCTCCGTGCCGTGGCCAAACAGGACATTTATACGGAAGGGCCTGTGCGAATCGATATTATCGTCACTGCGAAATAA
- a CDS encoding APC family permease, protein MKTAETGHVKKTLTVSHYFNIGFGAIVGTGWILMVGDWVIVGGGPLAAMLAFLLGALTLLPIAAVFGELTSAIPISGGIVEYIERAFGSKASFVAGWLLAFGDGVLCPWESLAVATIITQLVAEIFPVLRAYKLYTIMGSDVYLYPVLIALLFSGYVIWQNFRGSLQMARLQTFLTRTLLFGMCVAMAVSFFKGSPQNFLPWFEVVTGPAAATNGTNFWTGLAAVLVLTPFFYTGLDTIPDQAEEAHEDLDWHQFGRVISWALLASCVFYLVCIYAFSTILPWTEFVKMPIPALSSLQSIHFYLYVVMLTIATIGPLGPMNSLFSATARIMLAMGRKGQLPAVFAHVDPKSGTPKAANILLAVLTVIGPFLGYSMLLPLTEVAALAFIVPCTMVTMACYRLRDLEPDLPRPYKVPGGKVGIGAGVLAGGAVIALLVVPGSPAALTWVEWLILCGWLCFGAVLYMFRGKRVQKAQN, encoded by the coding sequence ATGAAAACCGCGGAAACAGGACATGTAAAAAAGACGCTGACCGTTTCGCATTATTTTAATATCGGCTTCGGCGCGATTGTCGGTACCGGCTGGATTTTGATGGTAGGCGATTGGGTCATTGTCGGCGGCGGCCCGCTGGCGGCTATGTTGGCCTTTTTGCTGGGCGCGCTGACGCTTTTGCCGATCGCGGCGGTATTTGGGGAACTTACCTCCGCCATTCCTATCTCGGGCGGTATTGTCGAATACATTGAACGCGCGTTCGGCAGCAAGGCGTCCTTTGTCGCCGGTTGGTTGCTCGCGTTCGGAGACGGCGTTTTATGCCCTTGGGAATCATTGGCCGTGGCAACGATCATAACGCAACTTGTCGCCGAAATTTTCCCGGTTTTACGCGCATATAAGCTGTATACGATCATGGGGTCGGACGTCTATCTGTATCCGGTGTTGATCGCCTTGCTGTTTTCCGGCTACGTCATCTGGCAAAACTTTCGCGGCTCACTGCAAATGGCGCGTCTGCAGACCTTTTTAACGCGCACGCTGCTCTTCGGCATGTGCGTGGCGATGGCGGTCTCCTTCTTTAAAGGCAGTCCGCAAAATTTTTTGCCGTGGTTTGAAGTCGTGACCGGTCCCGCGGCGGCGACCAACGGAACGAATTTTTGGACGGGTCTCGCCGCGGTGCTCGTATTGACGCCGTTTTTCTACACTGGTCTGGATACGATTCCCGACCAGGCGGAAGAAGCGCATGAAGATCTCGACTGGCACCAATTCGGCCGCGTCATCAGCTGGGCGCTGTTGGCTTCCTGCGTGTTTTACCTCGTTTGCATTTATGCCTTCAGTACGATTTTACCGTGGACGGAATTTGTCAAAATGCCGATCCCGGCGCTCTCCAGTTTACAATCGATCCACTTTTATCTGTATGTGGTCATGCTCACCATTGCGACGATCGGACCGCTCGGACCGATGAATTCGCTTTTTTCGGCGACGGCCCGCATCATGCTGGCGATGGGACGCAAAGGGCAACTGCCCGCCGTCTTCGCGCATGTCGATCCGAAATCGGGCACGCCGAAAGCGGCCAATATTTTACTCGCGGTATTGACCGTCATCGGACCGTTTCTGGGTTACAGCATGCTGTTGCCGCTCACCGAAGTCGCGGCCTTGGCCTTTATCGTGCCGTGCACCATGGTGACGATGGCTTGCTACCGTCTGCGTGATCTCGAGCCGGACTTGCCGCGGCCGTACAAAGTGCCGGGCGGAAAAGTCGGCATCGGCGCGGGCGTTCTCGCCGGCGGCGCCGTGATTGCGCTGCTGGTGGTACCGGGCAGCCCCGCCGCGTTGACTTGGGTCGAGTGGTTGATTTTATGCGGTTGGCTATGTTTCGGCGCGGTCTTATACATGTTCCGCGGCAAGCGTGTGCAGAAAGCGCAGAATTGA
- a CDS encoding heparan-alpha-glucosaminide N-acetyltransferase domain-containing protein: MLRYGKLDSWRGFWLVNMIVYHAVWDLLFFGTPQRLDLLFSAPLVIWQQAICWSFIWLSGFVVGIGKRPLRRAITILLAGALVTLTTLWVWPEMAIWFGILTCIGSCMLLTSWLLPLLRRVPAQAGWWLSALFFALTFQVADGILGNAFLFSIALPEYWYSGMIATYFGLPDPQFQSLDYFPLFPWIFLFLNGYFLFRHGAAKGQLSKLVTTNFPILALLGRHTLPIYLLHQPILYLLFMIFLST, from the coding sequence ATGCTTCGGTATGGAAAATTGGACAGTTGGCGCGGGTTTTGGCTTGTGAATATGATCGTCTACCATGCCGTGTGGGATCTTCTTTTTTTCGGGACCCCGCAACGCTTGGATTTACTTTTCAGCGCGCCACTGGTCATTTGGCAACAAGCCATCTGCTGGTCCTTTATTTGGCTTTCGGGATTTGTGGTCGGTATCGGTAAGCGACCGTTACGACGCGCCATTACTATCCTGTTGGCGGGCGCCTTGGTGACTCTGACGACGCTGTGGGTATGGCCGGAGATGGCGATTTGGTTCGGCATTTTGACCTGCATCGGTTCGTGCATGCTGCTGACAAGTTGGCTGTTGCCTCTGCTGCGTCGCGTTCCCGCCCAAGCAGGTTGGTGGCTCAGCGCCCTGTTCTTTGCGCTGACATTTCAAGTAGCTGACGGCATATTGGGCAACGCGTTCTTGTTTTCGATTGCGCTGCCGGAATATTGGTACAGCGGAATGATAGCAACGTACTTCGGTTTGCCGGATCCGCAGTTTCAGTCGCTTGATTATTTCCCCTTGTTTCCGTGGATATTTTTATTTTTGAACGGATACTTTTTATTTCGTCATGGCGCCGCGAAGGGACAGCTTTCAAAACTCGTCACGACGAATTTTCCGATCTTGGCGTTGCTCGGCCGGCATACATTACCGATTTATTTACTGCACCAACCGATCTTGTATCTTTTGTTCATGATTTTTCTATCAACGTGA
- a CDS encoding peptide chain release factor 3: MNFTQEINRRRTFAIISHPDAGKTTLTEKLLLYGGAIHLAGSVKARKTARHAVSDWMEIEKQRGISVTSSVLQFDYEGHRVNILDTPGHQDFSEDTYRTLMAADSAVMLIDVAKGVEAQTEKLFRVCADRGIPIFTFVNKIDHFGRNPYDLMSELESMLGIRACPMNWPVGINGKYQGIYERETDTVHVFERSGDHGQNKLAVTSGKRTAPEIQALLSEDVLAQLEEDIELLDVAGDPFDAEKIAHGKLTPLYFGSAMTNFGVQPFLESFLKMAPAPAPRRALEETVSPQNEDFSAFVFKIQANMDPKHHDRIVFMRICSGQFEKGMSVLHRQSGKTIRLTQPQQFLATERTIIESAYPGDIIGVFDPGTMGVGDTLCDPKHVVTFADFPVFPPELFARVAPKDSLKRKQFLKGMRQLSQEGAIQIYTQGEGRESFIIGAVGQLQWDVLQYRLQNEYNVTVELIPLPYSVARWALNATPEDLTGLGTSMIVYDNKQRPVILLANEWQTNWLTERNPGVTFVASPPIVTVDQEEK, translated from the coding sequence ATGAACTTTACGCAAGAAATCAACCGTCGCCGTACGTTTGCCATTATTTCGCATCCGGATGCCGGTAAAACGACGCTGACGGAAAAATTATTACTTTACGGCGGCGCGATCCACCTCGCCGGTTCGGTCAAGGCTCGCAAAACGGCGCGGCACGCCGTTTCCGACTGGATGGAAATCGAAAAGCAGCGCGGCATCTCGGTCACGAGTTCCGTTTTGCAATTCGATTACGAAGGACACCGCGTCAATATTTTGGATACGCCGGGTCACCAGGACTTTTCGGAGGATACGTATCGCACATTGATGGCGGCGGACAGCGCCGTCATGCTGATCGACGTGGCGAAAGGCGTCGAAGCGCAGACGGAAAAACTCTTCCGCGTATGCGCGGATCGCGGGATTCCGATTTTTACTTTTGTCAACAAAATCGACCACTTCGGACGCAATCCGTACGACCTGATGTCCGAGCTTGAATCGATGCTCGGTATTCGCGCCTGCCCCATGAATTGGCCGGTCGGCATCAACGGCAAATACCAGGGCATCTACGAACGCGAAACGGATACCGTGCACGTGTTTGAACGCTCGGGCGATCATGGTCAGAACAAACTCGCCGTGACCAGCGGCAAGCGCACCGCGCCTGAAATTCAAGCGTTGCTCAGCGAGGACGTGCTCGCTCAACTGGAAGAAGATATTGAGCTTTTAGACGTCGCGGGAGATCCGTTCGACGCGGAAAAAATCGCGCACGGCAAGCTGACCCCGCTCTACTTCGGCAGCGCGATGACGAATTTCGGCGTGCAGCCGTTTCTCGAAAGCTTTTTGAAAATGGCCCCCGCGCCGGCGCCGCGTCGGGCGCTGGAGGAAACCGTCTCACCGCAAAATGAAGATTTCTCCGCTTTCGTCTTTAAAATCCAGGCGAACATGGACCCGAAACATCACGATCGCATCGTCTTCATGCGTATTTGTTCGGGACAGTTTGAAAAAGGCATGAGCGTCTTGCATCGGCAGTCGGGCAAAACGATCCGCCTGACCCAGCCGCAGCAATTTTTGGCGACGGAACGCACCATTATCGAATCCGCCTATCCCGGCGATATCATCGGCGTATTTGATCCGGGCACGATGGGCGTCGGCGATACCTTGTGCGATCCGAAACACGTCGTCACCTTCGCCGATTTTCCGGTATTTCCGCCGGAACTTTTCGCGCGCGTCGCGCCGAAAGACAGCCTGAAGCGTAAACAATTCTTAAAGGGAATGCGCCAACTGTCGCAGGAAGGCGCGATTCAAATTTACACGCAGGGCGAAGGCCGTGAATCCTTTATCATCGGCGCCGTCGGTCAATTGCAATGGGACGTGCTGCAGTATCGTCTGCAAAACGAATACAACGTCACGGTGGAGCTGATTCCTCTCCCCTACAGCGTCGCGCGTTGGGCGCTGAACGCTACGCCGGAAGACCTCACCGGGCTCGGCACGTCGATGATCGTCTACGACAACAAGCAACGTCCGGTCATTTTGCTCGCCAATGAATGGCAAACGAATTGGCTCACCGAACGCAATCCGGGCGTGACTTTTGTAGCGTCGCCCCCGATCGTCACTGTGGATCAGGAAGAAAAATAA